From a single Flavobacteriales bacterium genomic region:
- a CDS encoding metallophosphoesterase, translating into MLNQRVSHLFLITLILSCLCCISGCKKEIEHSLNVDYSFFVAGHVYGKPKINNPGVHPPFKKKFPLIKNDSLIAFGVFTGDIVIKSTDANWDEIDADIEEIGKQIYFAPGNHDLTDRELYESRYGNTYYSFVHNTDLFIVLDSGLDGWDISGDQLQFLKGILSTITPHVDHVFVFFHHMLWWSNNNQFRNIKPNSLKGRKEKINFWDEVEPLFSNLPNQVHLICGDVGARLDRAEFMYYSYKNINLIASGMGLGYRDNIVILDIKTDKTIEYRLIALNGLSIDRLGKLEDYRLR; encoded by the coding sequence ATGTTAAATCAACGAGTATCTCATTTATTCTTAATTACTCTAATCTTATCTTGCCTATGCTGCATTTCGGGCTGTAAAAAGGAAATTGAACATTCCTTAAATGTTGATTATTCATTTTTTGTTGCTGGCCATGTGTATGGGAAACCGAAAATTAACAATCCAGGCGTTCACCCCCCATTCAAAAAGAAATTTCCTCTAATAAAAAATGATTCCCTAATTGCGTTTGGCGTCTTTACTGGTGATATAGTTATAAAAAGTACAGATGCTAATTGGGATGAAATTGATGCAGATATCGAAGAAATAGGAAAACAAATATATTTTGCTCCAGGAAATCACGACCTAACAGATCGCGAACTATATGAATCGCGGTATGGGAATACTTACTATAGCTTTGTTCATAACACCGACCTATTCATTGTTCTTGATTCGGGACTAGATGGTTGGGATATCAGTGGGGATCAACTTCAGTTTCTAAAAGGGATACTATCTACCATTACTCCCCATGTAGATCATGTTTTTGTCTTTTTTCACCACATGCTTTGGTGGAGTAACAACAACCAGTTTCGCAACATCAAACCGAACTCTCTCAAAGGACGAAAAGAAAAAATAAATTTTTGGGATGAAGTTGAGCCGTTATTTAGCAATCTACCTAACCAGGTACATTTAATTTGTGGAGATGTTGGGGCTAGGCTAGATCGTGCAGAATTTATGTATTATTCTTATAAGAATATAAACCTCATTGCCAGTGGAATGGGATTGGGATATCGAGACAACATCGTTATACTCGACATAAAAACTGACAAGACAATTGAATACCGATTAATTGCCTTAAATGGATTGAGTATAGATCGGTTAGGAAAACTTGAAGACTACAGATTGAGATAA
- a CDS encoding cytochrome c → MIKLAISTILLFSAIGAFAQDGTHRDGKTVFTQTCLMCHGELGNKGLAGAKDLTISTISDSLATAIVHDGKGAMMAYGKMLSAEELKNVVRYIKTLRAPKTED, encoded by the coding sequence ATGATTAAGCTTGCTATTTCCACCATCCTTTTATTCTCAGCAATTGGTGCTTTTGCACAAGATGGAACCCATAGAGATGGGAAAACTGTATTCACACAAACTTGCCTTATGTGTCACGGAGAGCTAGGTAATAAAGGCTTAGCTGGGGCCAAAGACCTCACTATTTCAACTATAAGTGATAGTTTGGCCACCGCAATAGTTCACGATGGTAAAGGTGCTATGATGGCATACGGGAAAATGCTTTCTGCAGAAGAACTAAAGAATGTAGTAAGGTACATTAAGACTTTACGAGCCCCTAAGACAGAAGACTAA
- a CDS encoding fused MFS/spermidine synthase, whose product MNRDKLFLLAFIEGSAVMALELLGARLITPLYGTSLLMWTILLSVTLLGLAIGYFIGGWVSQKKTKIDNLLCVFFAIASIGIVLAPVIAKSALLATSDLGLYIGCFTAASLLILIPLAALGSTSAIIIREVSKNNLLSGKSAGSVYAISTIGGVFATFIFGFVLIPTFGVTKPLMGLSWLLMLICILGLSFDKKRIVSFSLIFIIAICSIKIILPNKSNKEIQYEMDLLEEGLMGQLRVDHVRLPVNNQLLPVKRLLVNNIAQTIVRSYSDNTSHWRYIHLMSIIAGAAEPSSSALLCGFGAGSMATELSKHDFKVDAIEIDSRLESIAISHFNFNSNCNFIIDDARHYIKTTEKKYDLIVLDLLKGESQPSNMYTVESFTELRQILTNDGLIIVNFQGSLTGETNPYLSLFGTIEAAGFYVENWRSKTDDGDIIFIVTNPGKKLSLDENQINECCKMFYRDFRNGQITSPDSKNHEILVDDKPKLEHLNQEVVYAWRGRAMRTAKSIIEAGYGFE is encoded by the coding sequence ATGAACAGAGATAAGCTATTCCTATTAGCCTTTATAGAAGGGTCTGCTGTGATGGCTCTTGAGCTCTTAGGTGCTAGATTGATTACTCCACTTTATGGCACATCGCTATTAATGTGGACCATCCTTTTATCCGTTACTCTTCTTGGCCTAGCAATTGGATACTTTATTGGAGGGTGGGTGTCGCAGAAAAAAACTAAGATAGACAACCTTCTTTGTGTGTTTTTCGCTATTGCATCTATAGGAATAGTATTGGCTCCTGTAATTGCAAAAAGCGCCTTATTAGCTACCTCTGATTTAGGATTATACATTGGTTGTTTTACGGCTGCATCTTTATTGATACTAATCCCTCTTGCGGCTTTGGGTTCAACTTCAGCAATTATTATTCGAGAAGTAAGTAAAAACAATTTATTAAGTGGAAAATCAGCAGGTTCAGTTTACGCCATATCAACGATTGGTGGAGTTTTCGCCACTTTTATTTTCGGCTTCGTTCTTATTCCAACATTTGGAGTAACAAAACCTTTAATGGGATTATCGTGGCTATTAATGTTAATATGCATATTGGGATTATCTTTCGATAAGAAACGAATTGTATCGTTCTCTCTAATTTTCATAATTGCCATTTGCTCCATTAAAATCATTCTTCCGAATAAGAGCAATAAGGAAATCCAATATGAAATGGATCTTTTAGAGGAAGGTTTAATGGGACAACTAAGAGTAGACCATGTGAGGCTTCCCGTTAACAACCAGCTATTACCAGTTAAAAGATTACTCGTAAATAATATTGCACAAACAATAGTTCGAAGTTATTCCGACAACACATCCCATTGGAGGTATATTCATTTAATGTCAATAATTGCAGGAGCAGCTGAACCAAGCTCTTCTGCTTTACTATGTGGGTTTGGCGCCGGAAGTATGGCCACAGAATTATCCAAACATGATTTCAAAGTGGATGCTATCGAGATTGATAGCAGACTAGAATCAATCGCGATAAGCCACTTTAATTTCAACTCTAATTGTAATTTTATTATCGATGATGCGAGACATTACATAAAAACCACAGAGAAAAAATATGATCTGATTGTTTTAGACTTATTAAAAGGTGAGTCTCAGCCTTCAAACATGTATACCGTTGAAAGCTTTACCGAGTTGAGACAAATACTAACTAATGATGGTTTGATAATAGTGAATTTCCAGGGGTCGTTAACAGGAGAAACAAATCCTTATTTGTCACTTTTTGGCACTATAGAGGCAGCGGGATTCTATGTAGAAAACTGGAGATCTAAGACGGATGACGGTGACATAATATTCATTGTTACAAATCCTGGTAAGAAATTAAGTCTAGATGAAAATCAAATTAACGAGTGCTGCAAAATGTTCTATCGAGATTTCAGAAACGGACAAATCACATCCCCCGACTCTAAAAATCATGAGATATTAGTAGACGATAAACCTAAGTTAGAACACCTTAACCAAGAAGTTGTATATGCATGGCGAGGAAGGGCTATGCGTACAGCTAAATCAATTATTGAGGCTGGATATGGGTTTGAGTGA
- a CDS encoding aminotransferase class V-fold PLP-dependent enzyme produces the protein MKLDPYFIRSQFPAFKEPSLKGWSFFENAGGSYTCQQVVDRLMEFYTKTKVQPCYLFKASLEADVKMNESYTQLAAYLNVDEEEINFGPSTTQNIYVLANALRPLWKEGDEIIVSNQDHEANAGSWRKLASTGIVVKEWTVDSESGKLDLDELQGLITDRTKMIAFPHSSNVIAHINPVRTISDMAHKVGAISVVDGVSYSPHGLPDLKELGPDIYFFSLYKTWGPHLGLMYTQKDILAKMANQSHSFNGDYAHYKITPAGPDHAQIASAAGMATYFDAVHNHHFDSKVDAAQRGRDLHQLFADHEKELMHPLMDFLKSRDDLRIIGPSDPEERAATISILPKNQSVLELATKLTDHKLMVGHGNFYGVRPLGSMNIDLETGVVRLSFVHYNTMEEIDQLLKGLKAALN, from the coding sequence ATGAAGTTAGATCCATATTTTATACGATCGCAATTTCCGGCATTTAAAGAGCCATCGTTAAAAGGATGGTCTTTTTTTGAAAATGCTGGTGGTTCTTATACCTGTCAGCAAGTGGTAGATAGACTAATGGAATTCTACACTAAGACAAAAGTTCAGCCATGTTATCTTTTCAAAGCTTCACTAGAAGCAGATGTGAAGATGAATGAGTCGTACACTCAGCTGGCTGCTTACTTAAATGTAGATGAAGAAGAAATAAATTTCGGTCCGTCGACTACACAAAATATTTATGTCTTAGCAAATGCACTACGACCACTTTGGAAAGAGGGCGATGAAATAATAGTTTCTAACCAAGACCATGAGGCAAATGCTGGATCGTGGAGGAAGTTGGCGTCTACTGGTATTGTGGTAAAAGAATGGACTGTAGATTCAGAATCCGGGAAATTAGATTTGGATGAACTACAAGGGTTAATTACCGATCGAACTAAAATGATCGCATTCCCACATAGCTCAAATGTAATAGCACATATAAATCCAGTTAGAACAATATCGGATATGGCACATAAAGTAGGCGCTATATCTGTAGTGGATGGCGTCTCTTATTCACCGCATGGATTACCTGATCTCAAAGAATTAGGTCCAGATATTTATTTCTTTTCTCTTTACAAGACTTGGGGGCCACATCTCGGTTTGATGTACACGCAGAAAGATATTTTGGCTAAAATGGCAAATCAATCGCATTCTTTTAATGGCGATTATGCCCATTATAAAATTACTCCTGCTGGTCCAGACCATGCACAAATTGCGTCGGCTGCAGGAATGGCAACTTACTTTGATGCTGTACATAATCATCACTTTGATAGTAAAGTCGATGCGGCTCAAAGGGGAAGAGACCTCCATCAATTATTTGCCGATCACGAAAAAGAGTTAATGCATCCATTAATGGATTTTCTTAAATCAAGAGACGACTTAAGAATTATAGGCCCTTCGGATCCGGAAGAAAGAGCTGCCACAATTTCTATCTTACCTAAAAACCAAAGTGTATTAGAATTGGCAACCAAACTAACGGATCATAAATTAATGGTTGGTCATGGGAACTTCTACGGAGTAAGACCTCTGGGGTCTATGAATATTGATTTAGAAACTGGTGTTGTCCGCCTTTCTTTCGTACACTACAATACAATGGAAGAAATAGATCAGTTACTAAAAGGTCTAAAGGCTGCCTTGAACTAA
- a CDS encoding methyltransferase, whose product MQEKEYKIERHDLSEDKSLKPWSAADEYLLQTFNELEKKPKHVGVYHDRFGYFACHLEVDTLTLIVANKSQEKAITANTEANKLPVPNFSNPLSPLKKKTDFVLMKIPKSLGLFQLFLEHISNNSMVKVKVTCAFMTRHFSPKYLSIAEEYFETVEQSRAVKKSRILILSGKKKRTNKHELTTSLDYKGQLYKQYLGVFSSDHIDYATQFFLENIELNKTDKKILDLASGNGIIGIEASKQLPEAEVHLMDDAYLAVESAKLNTKNKKIHHHYNNELSIFDKETFDLIITNPPFHFEHEINIQITLELFRGCHTRLKKGGNLQIVSSKHLNFKVHLTPLFSNVKIISEDKKFVIYKCIK is encoded by the coding sequence ATGCAAGAGAAAGAATACAAAATAGAAAGACACGACCTATCAGAAGACAAATCTTTAAAACCGTGGAGTGCTGCAGATGAATATCTTCTACAAACGTTCAATGAATTAGAAAAGAAACCTAAACATGTTGGCGTGTATCACGATCGATTTGGATACTTCGCTTGTCATCTAGAAGTAGATACTCTTACTCTTATCGTCGCAAATAAAAGTCAAGAAAAAGCTATTACAGCAAATACGGAGGCCAATAAATTACCGGTACCTAATTTCTCTAATCCTCTTTCACCTCTTAAAAAGAAGACTGATTTTGTGTTGATGAAAATTCCAAAATCACTTGGTCTGTTTCAACTTTTCTTGGAACATATCAGCAACAACTCTATGGTTAAGGTAAAAGTAACTTGTGCTTTTATGACCCGACATTTTAGTCCGAAGTATTTAAGTATCGCTGAAGAATATTTTGAAACTGTAGAGCAAAGTAGAGCTGTGAAAAAATCACGAATCTTGATTTTAAGCGGCAAGAAAAAAAGAACAAACAAACATGAGCTTACCACATCTCTTGATTACAAAGGACAATTATACAAGCAGTATCTAGGTGTATTTTCCTCTGATCATATTGACTACGCTACTCAGTTTTTCTTAGAGAATATCGAATTAAATAAAACAGATAAAAAGATATTGGACCTAGCATCTGGAAATGGAATTATTGGCATTGAAGCATCTAAACAACTACCCGAGGCAGAAGTTCATTTAATGGATGATGCCTATCTCGCAGTTGAATCAGCCAAACTAAATACTAAAAACAAAAAAATCCACCACCATTACAATAATGAGCTATCCATTTTTGACAAGGAGACTTTTGATTTAATTATAACCAACCCTCCTTTTCATTTCGAGCATGAGATTAATATTCAAATTACTCTTGAGCTTTTTAGAGGTTGCCATACTCGACTTAAAAAAGGTGGAAATTTGCAAATTGTTTCAAGCAAACATTTAAACTTTAAAGTACACTTGACGCCTCTTTTTTCTAACGTTAAAATTATTTCGGAAGACAAGAAGTTTGTCATTTATAAATGTATTAAATAG
- a CDS encoding FAD-dependent oxidoreductase: protein MSKITRRDFINGTLMAAGATMLPFGASSENVLDKLDPLYYPPSLTGLRGSHEGSNTHAHSRAWGGKSDWGPTNELKEEYDLIVVGGGISGLSAAYFFQKKHGADKKVLIIENHDDFGGHARRVEHTVDGVTRIGYGGSQVIQSPQVYSDNAMGLIEELGIDIKKFDTAYYDREFHKKHDLSSATYFNKEMFGEDKVVKHPFCDNPFYVEGLLRPDMDVEDAVAQTPLSEEGKKQLLKVVTHGIYDIDTKGQDLYEYISTHSYYDYLKDTLGVTDPKVLQMARVSCNDMQGVGADVLTIEEALYSGVLGLDVKDLKSIYGKKDYKEFLKYDGFILDDSDDPIYHFPDGNATIARMLLKKMIPAVASAKTPEDMLLARFKYDELDKSSNTVRVRLNSTVVNVRHDGDPNSASEVFVNYINDGKSYQVKGKGVVMACYNMMIPHLVPGLPEIQNAALKRNVKIPLVYTSVMLKNWKAFKELGIGHAVCPGNMHQQIMMDFPVSLGGYNCTAGPDESVILQMISCPLGDKPQSAPVDQFKEARYKMLGLKFSDYETEVKQHLNGMLGSAGFDANRDISGITVNRWAHGYAHYGYHLYDSDMPEMAKLGRKKFGRITVANSDSTVTAYLYAAIDQAKRAVDELG from the coding sequence ATGAGTAAAATAACCAGAAGAGATTTTATTAATGGTACGTTAATGGCTGCGGGTGCTACCATGCTACCATTTGGAGCATCGAGTGAAAACGTTTTGGATAAACTGGATCCGCTTTATTATCCTCCATCTTTAACTGGCTTAAGAGGAAGCCATGAAGGTTCTAATACACATGCCCATAGTAGAGCATGGGGTGGAAAGTCTGATTGGGGTCCAACTAATGAATTAAAAGAAGAATACGATCTAATAGTTGTTGGTGGCGGTATCTCTGGGTTGTCTGCTGCATATTTTTTCCAAAAGAAACATGGTGCAGATAAGAAGGTCTTAATTATTGAAAATCACGATGATTTTGGTGGTCATGCAAGAAGGGTAGAACATACTGTAGATGGGGTAACTAGAATTGGCTATGGCGGTTCTCAAGTTATTCAAAGTCCGCAAGTATATAGCGACAATGCAATGGGGCTTATTGAAGAATTAGGCATAGACATTAAAAAGTTTGACACCGCGTATTATGACAGAGAGTTTCATAAAAAGCATGATTTAAGTTCAGCTACATATTTCAACAAAGAAATGTTTGGTGAGGACAAAGTGGTAAAACATCCATTTTGTGATAATCCTTTTTATGTTGAAGGTTTGTTACGACCGGATATGGATGTTGAGGATGCTGTGGCGCAAACGCCATTAAGCGAGGAAGGTAAAAAGCAATTACTAAAAGTAGTTACTCATGGTATTTACGACATAGATACTAAGGGACAAGATTTGTACGAGTACATTTCTACTCATTCTTATTACGATTATTTGAAAGACACATTGGGAGTTACAGATCCTAAAGTATTGCAAATGGCGAGAGTTTCTTGCAACGACATGCAAGGAGTTGGAGCCGATGTCTTAACAATCGAAGAAGCACTTTATTCAGGTGTGTTAGGTCTAGATGTAAAGGATCTTAAAAGTATATATGGTAAAAAAGATTACAAAGAATTTTTGAAGTATGATGGGTTTATTTTAGACGATAGTGATGATCCTATTTACCATTTTCCGGATGGTAATGCTACTATTGCTCGAATGTTATTGAAGAAAATGATACCGGCTGTAGCAAGCGCAAAAACGCCAGAAGACATGTTGTTGGCTAGATTCAAATATGATGAATTGGATAAATCGAGTAATACGGTGCGTGTTCGATTAAATAGTACTGTTGTTAATGTAAGACACGATGGCGATCCGAATAGTGCAAGTGAAGTATTTGTAAATTATATCAATGATGGTAAGTCTTATCAAGTAAAAGGGAAGGGTGTAGTAATGGCATGTTATAACATGATGATTCCTCATCTTGTTCCTGGATTACCTGAAATACAAAATGCCGCATTAAAAAGAAACGTAAAAATTCCATTGGTATATACTTCGGTAATGCTTAAAAACTGGAAGGCATTTAAAGAATTAGGAATTGGTCATGCCGTTTGTCCAGGTAACATGCATCAGCAGATCATGATGGATTTTCCGGTAAGCCTGGGTGGTTATAACTGTACAGCTGGTCCAGATGAATCTGTTATTTTGCAAATGATAAGTTGTCCGTTAGGTGATAAACCTCAGTCAGCACCTGTAGATCAATTTAAAGAAGCTCGTTATAAAATGCTTGGGTTGAAATTTAGTGATTACGAAACGGAAGTGAAACAACATTTAAACGGAATGTTGGGATCTGCTGGATTTGATGCAAATAGAGATATTTCAGGAATCACTGTAAATAGATGGGCACATGGTTATGCTCACTATGGATATCATTTGTATGATTCGGATATGCCGGAAATGGCAAAATTAGGTCGTAAGAAGTTTGGTAGAATTACAGTAGCAAATTCTGATTCAACCGTTACCGCATATCTCTATGCGGCTATTGATCAGGCGAAGAGAGCAGTTGACGAACTAGGTTAG